The sequence AGTTGAGGGCGTGGGGAAGCGGGAGGGGTAATTTCACCGCACTTGTCTGTCGTTGTTTGGACGCCATTAAGTGTGCGCGACAGTGCGCGTGTTattgtattctacttgttAGAAAAATTGATTTCAAACACTGCCGGCAAGAAAATAAGACACatgtaagttatatttttaattactcgTTTACAGATTAACACTTTAAGtcgtataattaaatattttcaatgtaatttatacctattattttctttttattacagtaaaaTGTCGCAAGTCAAAACGCGAAATACGACATGTTGTCCTGTGTTTGGTTTACCGGAGAAGTTACCATTGTCTCAATTACCGACTTATAATGCTGTAATGaagaattacttatttattaaatatgaattaaagCCTGACAAAACAACAAAAGAACCGACAGTTCATGATATATCCGAAAGATTGACTACGGAAATTTTAGATATATGGCGTAAAGCATCGCTTCCTACTGTCAGCTTTAAGAGAGTTCTTAAACTTATTCGAACTTACCATGACAAATATAGAGGATTACTAAAACCTTATCAAGGCCGTAAAATGAATAAGAAATATCAACAGAAGATAGCTGAATTTGTAACTGAGTCCCAAAGGTTATTTGATGTTTGCAGTTGCAAATGTAAACTTATCTCAGAGTGTACTTGCTCAAAAGATAACCGTGTTCCCAGGGAAGAAGTGTCTTTTTTACTTGATCAAAGAACAACAAGAAAAATGATGATAGGCGGTGTAGATTTGGTTGcgactgaaaaaaatataaaaaaattcaaaagacATGAAAAAGAATTACTACGTAAGAAAGAAATAGTGGATACTAACCAACCGTCTTGTTCTCGTTCTTTACCTGATAACTTAACGATCGAAAGCGCCAGTTCAAGCAATAATAGCGTAGCTTCTAGTCCTTATCAATCGCCTAAACAAACAGCTGCTCCGCCAACAAAGAAAAAGAGATTAAATTTACCATCATTAGCCCTCGCCTGCGATCGTACGGGGGTCTCTGATAGAGCAGCTGCTATTATAGCTTCTTCAGTGTTAAAAGATGTTGGAATTATTACATCAAAGGATCCAAGTGCTGTTATTGATCGTTCAAAGTTACGACGTGAAAGAACGAAAGTCAGATCAGCTTTATACGATGCAGATCGCAATAAAAGTATACGcggtatttattttgatggcAGAAAAGATAAGACTTTGGTTAATATTCAGAAGGAAGgcaaattttatagaaaaagagTAATAGAAGATCATTATGTGATTTTATCAGAACCAGGAAGTGATTATTTCGGGCATGTTACGTGTGAGTTGGGAACTGCTAGAGGTATTGAAAGTAGCATAATAAACCATTTAAGAACAAAATCGGTGGAATtggataaaataattgttgttGGTTGCGATGGTACAGTCGTGAATACAGGTTTCAAAGGAGGTGTTGTTCGTTTTATGGAAGAAGAGCTTAACAAACCATTACAATGGTTTGTCTGCCAGTTACATTCAAATGAGTTACCATTGCGACatcttttattacatttggATGGAAAAACTACAGGGCCTAAATGCTTTTCAGGTCCTATTGGATCCGAATTACAAAAATGTGAATCAATGCCAATTGTTCAATTTACCACCATTCCCTCCATATTACCCGAAGTCACTAGAAATGAGTTGAGCACTGACCAAAAATATCTATACGATGTGATGACAGCTATCAGTACTGGCAGTTTTTCCCTTAATTTAGCTAATATTGCACCTGGACCTCTTAACCATTCTAGATGGCTTACAACAGCAAATAGAATCTTAAGATTATATGCTACCAAAACAGACCCCGAAGAAAACTTAGTGATATTAGCCACGTTCGTAATGAGAGTTTATGGTCCAATGTGGttcacaataaaatgtaatccCTCATGTACAAACGGAGCTAAGCATCTGTGGCAAACTATTGCCCTTTCTCGGTATTTGAATGCACCTTTGAAGAAAATCCTAGATAAGGTAATCCAACGAAATGGATATTTTGGTCATCCAGAAAACATTCTTATTGCTATGCTTGGAGACAACAGAGAAATTATACGTAAACTAGCATATCAACGAATTTTAAAAGCAAGAGCAGAGAAAACTCTAAGGCTTCGAACATTTAAAGTGCCTTCTTTAAATTTCGATGCTAAAGATTACACCGACCTAATTACGTGGCAAGACTGTAAGATAACTGAGCCACCTCTGACTTCCAATTTATCTGATGAAGCCTTGAAAGAGATTGTTAAAAGCGGTTTGACTACATGTCAGGATATAAAAGATTTTCCATGCCACACCCAAGCCGTAGAGCGCTGTATCAAATTGGTGACAGAAGCTTCAAGTGCAGTTTGTGGAGAAAATAAACGAGACGGTTTCATAAGAGCAAGACTATTATCACGTCGGCAAATGCctaattttgaaacaaaaaaccAATTTAATAATTGACTT is a genomic window of Amyelois transitella isolate CPQ chromosome 28, ilAmyTran1.1, whole genome shotgun sequence containing:
- the LOC132903564 gene encoding uncharacterized protein LOC132903564, giving the protein MSQVKTRNTTCCPVFGLPEKLPLSQLPTYNAVMKNYLFIKYELKPDKTTKEPTVHDISERLTTEILDIWRKASLPTVSFKRVLKLIRTYHDKYRGLLKPYQGRKMNKKYQQKIAEFVTESQRLFDVCSCKCKLISECTCSKDNRVPREEVSFLLDQRTTRKMMIGGVDLVATEKNIKKFKRHEKELLRKKEIVDTNQPSCSRSLPDNLTIESASSSNNSVASSPYQSPKQTAAPPTKKKRLNLPSLALACDRTGVSDRAAAIIASSVLKDVGIITSKDPSAVIDRSKLRRERTKVRSALYDADRNKSIRGIYFDGRKDKTLVNIQKEGKFYRKRVIEDHYVILSEPGSDYFGHVTCELGTARGIESSIINHLRTKSVELDKIIVVGCDGTVVNTGFKGGVCKMAENSRKRQLRPSTSSKRKVFRVESPSFEEEVNALLLALDQSDSEGDIKEFLVFDRELLQLRESYQDEDLEENIPEVDSSNVECQITRGDSTDSSDDALPLSELRKSNFYYGKNCYKWSKTPPNTRVRTLQHNIITHACGLKLTGENAKDPLSIWHKLIDDEMLQQVLTRTNKKIASYRMKFARQNKPELKDIDITELKAFVGLLLYSPVLKSNHERTGYLFARDATGCEIFRCGMSENRFLILLLCLIR